A region from the Malus domestica chromosome 07, GDT2T_hap1 genome encodes:
- the LOC139197770 gene encoding uncharacterized mitochondrial protein AtMg00810-like, whose translation MKDLGGLKYFLGIEVARSREGIYLSQRKYVLDLLSEIRMIACKPAYTPIMQNHQLGIYQDQVPINKERYQRLVRRLIYLSLTRPDIAYAVSVVSQFMHASSKDHMAAVMRILSYLKGAPGKGLMYRKHGHTELKGYTNADWAENITDRRSTSGYFTFVAGNLVTWRSKKQNVVARSSA comes from the coding sequence ATGAAAGATCTAGGGGGACTCAAGTACTTCCTAGGTATTGAGGTTGCTAGATCTCGAGAAGGGATATATTTGTCACAACGTAAGTATGTGTTGGACTTGTTATCTGAAATACGTATGATTGCATGTAAACCGGCATATACTCCAATTATGCAGAATCATCAACTTGGGATCTATCAAGATCAAGTTCCAATAAACAAGGAGAGATATCAAAGGTTAGTGAGAAGATTGATTTACTTGTCCCTCACTAGACCagacattgcttatgcagtaAGTGTGGTgagtcagtttatgcatgcaTCGAGTAAAGATCACATGGCAGCAGTAATGCGAATCCTAAGCTATTTAAAAGGAGCTCCAGGAAAGGGTCTAATGTACAGAAAGCATGGACACACAGAGTTAAAAGGGTATACTAATGCAGATTGGGCTGAGAATATTACTGATAGGCGGTCTACATCAGGTTATTTTACATTCGTAGCCGGTAATCTTGTGACTTGGAGAAGTAAAAAACAGAATGTAGTGGCGAGGTCATCAGCATAA